CACTCGTAACGAATAGGTCGTAGGTTCGATTCCTATCTTCGGCACCATAAAAAGCACAAACGAATCAATAGCATCCACGCAAACGAACTGAATCAGCACTGCTATATTCCCCTCGATTTACCGACAGTTACCGCAACTCAGTGCGCCAAAGTCATGATAGCCCGCAGCAATTTTCAGGCTCAAATTTCTAGTTACACAGGTTATTCACACGCCCCGCTACACGATGCGACAAACCTCTTCAAAATCCAATCTTGGATTGCGCGGATAAACCCCCTTCTCGTCACCATAACCAATATTGCAAATGAAATTCGTTTTAATCGATGTCCCCTCAAAGAACAACTGATCGACCAGCGCAGTATCAAAGCCCGACATGGGGCCACAGTCAAGACCTAAGGCGCGTGCCGCAACAATAAAATACCCGCCTTGAAGCGAGCCATTACGAAAGGCCGTATTCAAAGCCGTTTGCTCATCCTTATCGAACCAGCTGCGTGCGTCGGGTGCATTGGGGAAGAGTTTGCCAAGTTTTTCGTAAAAATGCAGGTCATAACCGATGATAGCGGTAACAGGCGCTGCCATGCTCTTAGCACGATTCCCCTCCGCCAACGCAGAGTTGAGTTTCTCCTTGGCCTTTTGGGTTGTTACAAACACGATGCG
Above is a window of Gallionella capsiferriformans ES-2 DNA encoding:
- a CDS encoding malonic semialdehyde reductase — translated: MSQTSLDQASLNQLFFDAHTHNAWQSKVVPEALLHRLYDMLRMGPTSANCCPARIVFVTTQKAKEKLNSALAEGNRAKSMAAPVTAIIGYDLHFYEKLGKLFPNAPDARSWFDKDEQTALNTAFRNGSLQGGYFIVAARALGLDCGPMSGFDTALVDQLFFEGTSIKTNFICNIGYGDEKGVYPRNPRLDFEEVCRIV